The Penicillium digitatum chromosome 6, complete sequence genome has a window encoding:
- a CDS encoding DEAD/DEAH box helicase, putative: MVGKNSGLESLKKVDGTPKSTQSHKRKRDPHVSQPAATPTPTKKNKKRESLPIAEITGDRGIKKRKHLKDALQGSNSPETSRKESTLSSDRRKPTVADSRRIVSETAKKSEKSKRKSSGTYDTLDDTTASVITGNIDEEVEAPNVEQRKSKNKHSGILSKFERTKTVSSAKAKKVEPELVEDETPAVEAVYAQGLERLPQPENPPEPEQIPTYSSLPGWLANPLRKSVQDTRKFSELGIKSDLLKILEQQNYKQAFAVQSTVIPLLLQGDRNHPGDLCISAATGSGKTLSYVLPLVTALPPRSASRLRGLIVVPTRELVKQARESCELCASGSRLHIGSAVGNVAIKDEQKLLMRMDQVYNPAIQQQQRDGLNGNDWMNLSLEDCISEAIGSNGSLPGHIQRSEPNVDILICTPGRLVDHIRYTKGFTLKHLEWLVIDEADRLLNESFQEWVDVVMNSLNSREAPETFGPGGKVLSELGLSIDAKPPRKVILSATMTRDISKLNSLRLVNPKMVIIGSEDAADEEDPSATHPDAHFALPPTLSEHVVQVGDGSLKPLYLLRLLLSHIEISGDRAPSVSDSSDSDSSSSDDDTSSDDDTGSDDVTSSSGSDSESDSDSDSDSESDSEDSEDSESDALELAPSPLRKTVLIFTKSSESASRLARLISLLHPALAKRVGTIIKSNKSSASRKTLTAYRQGRISVIVATDRASRGLDLQSLTHVINYDIPTSITTYVHRVGRTARAGRAGSAWSLVAHREGRWFANEIAASVDGRITRTSNIDRVQIKADALDSLKPKYATALEKLEQEVKRG, encoded by the coding sequence ATGGTCGGCAAAAATTCAGGACTCGAGTCCTTGAAGAAGGTTGATGGGACTCCTAAATCCACCCAGTCTCACAAGCGCAAGAGAGATCCCCATGTCTCTCAGCCTGCAGCCACTCCCACGCCAACGAAGAAGAATAAGAAACGCGAAAGCTTGCCGATCGCAGAAATCACAGGTGATCGCGGCATCAAGAAACGCAAGCATCTCAAGGATGCACTTCAAGGATCGAACTCCCCGGAAACGTCCCGGAAAGAAAGTACTCTCTCGTCGGACCGCAGAAAACCGACTGTTGCAGACTCGCGCAGGATTGTTAGCGAAACGGCAAAGAAATCGGAGAAGAGCAAGCGAAAGAGTTCCGGAACTTACGATACACTGGATGATACGACTGCATCTGTGATTACAGGAAATATCGATGAAGAAGTTGAAGCGCCGAACGTCGAACAACGCAAATCGAAGAACAAGCATTCGGGAATTTTGTCAAAGTTCGAGCGAACCAAAACCGTTTCCAGTGCCAAAGCCAAAAAGGTTGAACCTGAacttgttgaagatgagaCACCTGCTGTCGAAGCTGTCTATGCACAGGGCCTGGAGCGACTACCTCAGCCTGAAAATCCACCCGAGCCAGAGCAAATCCCAACATATTCATCTCTGCCCGGCTGGCTGGCTAACCCATTGCGCAAATCAGTTCAGGACACACGCAAATTTTCCGAACTCGGAATCAAGTCAGACCTTCTGAAAATCCTGGAACAGCAGAACTACAAACAAGCTTTTGCTGTGCAATCTACCGTCATTCCGCTGCTTTTGCAAGGAGACCGAAACCACCCAGGAGATCTGTGTATCTCTGCGGCGACTGGGTCCGGAAAAACACTTTCATATGTTCTCCCCCTTGTTACAGCTCTACCACCGAGATCTGCTTCCAGACTTAGAGGATTGATTGTAGTTCCCACACGAGAGCTGGTCAAACAAGCTCGCGAATCCTGCGAACTATGTGCTTCTGGATCCAGACTTCACATCGGAAGCGCAGTTGGTAATGTGGCTATCAAAGACGAGCAGAAACTCTTGATGCGCATGGACCAGGTTTACAACCCGGCTattcaacagcaacagcgTGACGGATTGAACGGAAATGACTGGATGAACTTGAGCCTGGAAGATTGTATCAGTGAGGCAATTGGCTCCAACGGGTCTCTTCCGGGCCACATCCAGCGATCCGAACCGAATGTTGACATCCTGATCTGCACTCCTGGTCGTCTGGTTGACCACATTCGCTACACCAAGGGATTCACTCTCAAGCATCTTGAATGGCTGGTGATTGATGAAGCCGATCGTCTCTTGAACGAAAGCTTCCAAGAGTGGGTTGATGTCGTCATGAACTCACTGAATAGTCGAGAAGCCCCCGAGACCTTTGGTCCTGGTGGAAAGGTTCTGTCTGAACTGGGACTTTCGATTGACGCCAAGCCGCCTCGGAAGGTGATTCTGAGTGCAACAATGACTCGCGACATTTCTAAACTCAACTCGCTGCGCCTTGTTAACCCCAAGATGGTTATCATCGGGTCTGAGGATGctgccgacgaagaagatccATCTGCTACTCATCCAGATGCTCATTTCGCCCTACCCCCAACTCTATCCGAGCACGTCGTTCAAGTTGGCGACGGATCTCTCAAGCCGCTTTATCTGCtacgtcttcttctttcgcACATTGAGATTAGTGGAGACCGCGCTCCAAGCGTGTCTGATTCATCCGACTCTGACAGTTCTAGTTCAGATGATGATACCAGCAGCGACGATGATACCGGCTCTGATGACGTCACTTCATCTTCTGGGTCAGACTCGGAGTCCGACTCGGATTCAGACTCAGACTCGGAGTCAGATTCTGAAGATTCTGAAGACTCGGAGTCCGATGCTTTGGAACTCGCTCCCTCGCCCTTGCGTAAGACTGTCTTGATTTTCACCAAATCATCCGAGTCTGCCTCCCGACTCGCACGTCTCATTTCGCTTCTGCATCCCGCATTGGCCAAGCGCGTGGGAACTATCATTAAATCCAACAAATCCTCTGCATCTCGCAAGACACTGACGGCGTACCGACAAGGCCGCATTTCAGTGATTGTAGCTACTGATCGTGCCTCTCGTGGTCTTGACTTGCAATCTTTGACTCATGTCATCAACTACGATATCCCGACCAGCATTACCACTTACGTCCACCGAGTTGGACGTACCGCCCGTGCTGGCCGCGCAGGCTCTGCGTGGTCCTTGGTTGCTCATCGTGAGGGCCGCTGGTTTGCCAATGAGATTGCAGCTAGTGTGGATGGCCGGATCACGCGTACCTCGAACATCGATCGTGTCCAGATCAAGGCAGACGCACTAGACTCACTCAAGCCCAAATACGCTACGGCTTTGGAGAAGCTCGAGCAAGAGGTCAAACGTGGCTAG
- a CDS encoding Oxidative stress-induced growth inhibitor 1 — protein MEIDTVIVGNGPSAMILSYMLHGHIPFYSSDPPHPDHILDAKLKAAPEILNADVNALTAHFDASRLSYSTQALPVNVLLDTLIRPSVDVDEPGCISNIDWRSQPEKVVSHLVFGKSLKPGGQWTEDPLGASWDIQTLSYAAMLSLPGYSFADHHKKTTGKDLPSYTRPTRREIADYFAAYPKAAYIYDAFRCGEVLQGISRTATGFYIRSHHLHCKRLVLASGIFSEILSPEPVLRSLFETKSSTDVPLLVVGSGFSAADAIISASPNQKILHIYKWSPTDRPSPLRACHQQAYPEYAGVYRLMKRAALIAEASGTYQRPKYRRAASTPFLESRNWESLYEGLPNVEVTAVGVHGTLATVTLSRKDGTVFSRTVGGLVYAAGRRGQLDYLDPELHREVLGQGNPNDSAVTGQTLRAKALEDLEVAPGVYIIGSLTGDSLVRFSYGGCVYTAGHLIDGERDSRSVCSSFTSSAKLHGSSLSVMNGMDGHLVYPDTDGLNLTREDTFSKISTVTDQSVARGWWETFSRLWKGLPR, from the exons ATGGAAATTGACACTGTCATCGTCG GCAATGGGCCGTCGGCCATGATCCTTTCATACATGCTCCATGGACATATTCCTTTCTACTCGTCTGACCCTCCACATCCCGATCATATCTTAGACGCCAAGTTGAAAGCGGCGCCAGAGATTTTGAATGCCGATGTGAATGCTCTTACGGCGCATTTTGACGCCTCGCGACTATCATACTCGACTCAGGCACTGCCCGTGAACGTATTACTGGACACACTTATACGGCCCAGCGTTGATGTAGATGAGCCCGGCTGCATCTCAAATATTGATTGGCGTTCACAGCCTGAGAAGGTTGTCTCACATCTTGTTTTTGGGAAGTCCTTGAAGCCTGGAGGCCAATGGACGGAAGATCCGTTGGGTGCAAGTTGGGATATCCAGACATTGAGCTATGCGGCAATGCTGTCCTTGCCCGGATATTCCTTTGCCGACCATCACAAAAAGACCACGGGCAAGGATTTACCATCATATACAAGGCCCACGCGGCGCGAAATCGCCGATTATTTTGCTGCTTATCCGAAGGCTGCGTATATCTACGATGCGTTTCGGTGTGGGGAAGTTTTGCAGGGTATCTCCCGCACCGCCACCGGATTTTACATTCGTTCCCATCACCTCCACTGCAAGCGCCTAGTCCTCGCAAGTGGAATCTTTTCCGAAATCCTCTCACCAGAACCGGTGTTACGTTCCTTATTTGAGACCAAGTCCTCGACTGACGTCCCGCTACTCGTCGTTGGATCTGGCTTCTCCGCTGCGGATGCCATCATCTCCGCCTCCCCTAACCAAAAGATTTTGCACATTTACAAATGGTCTCCGACTGACCGCCCATCGCCTCTCCGGGCCTGCCATCAGCAAGCATATCCAGAATATGCTGGCGTCTACCGTCTGATGAAACGAGCTGCCCTCATAGCCGAAGCTTCTGGTACATACCAGCGGCCAAAGTACCGCCGCGCGGCTTCGACACCATTCCTTGAAAGCCGGAATTGGGAAAGCCTTTACGAGGGTCTTCCTAACGTTGAAGTGACAGCCGTGGGAGTCCACGGCACTTTAGCGACAGTCACATTGAGCCGCAAAGATGGAACCGTTTTCTCTCGAACCGTGGGCGGCCTCGTATATGCAGCCGGCCGGCGAGGCCAGCTAGATTACCTTGATCCCGAGCTCCACCGTGAAGTGTTGGGGCAGGGCAACCCAAATGACTCAGCAGTCACCGGCCAGACCCTCCGTGCGAAAGCACTTGAGGACCTCGAGGTCGCACCGGGAGTTTACATCATCGGCAGCCTGACTGGAGATTCTCTAGTCAGATTCTCATATGGTGGGTGCGTCTATACTGCTGGGCATTTGATCGATGGCGAGCGGGACAGCCGCAGTGTCTGTAGTAGTTTCACGTCGTCTGCTAAACTACATGGCTCTTCGCTTTCCGTAATGAACGGCATGGATGGTCATCTTGTCTACCCAGATACCGACGGACTGAACCTAACTCGTGAAGACACCTTTAGCAAAATTTCAACAGTCACAGACCAGTCTGTTGCACGTGGTTGGTGGGAAACATTCTCCCGCTTGTGGAAAGGTCTTCCACGAtga
- a CDS encoding Glycosyl transferase, family 1 — translation MPYNIAMVSDFFFPQSGGIESHIYQLSSKLIDRGHKVIVITHAYKGRTGVRYLTNGLKIYHVPFFVIYRETTFPTVFSFFPIFRNIVIREEIDIVHGHASLSSFCGEAILHARTMGLRTVFTDHSLFGFADAASILTNKLLKFTLSDVDHAICVSHTCKENTVLRASLDPLMVSVIPNAVVAENFCPLSHTTRAPDQGLSLPADTPRSPRRIGPDDPITIVVISRLFYNKGTDLLIASIPRILASNPNTRFIIAGSGPKAIDLEQMLERNVLQDKVELLGSVRHEEVRDVMVRGDIYLHPSLTEAFGTVIVEAASCGLYVVCTRVGGIPEVLPQHMTTFAKPEEDDIVLATSKAIAALRSNKVRTDRFHDQVKMMYSWRDVAARTERVYEGITGDISPEEFYGYYPGQGWEASGDRVRSFALIDRLKRYYGCGVWAGKLFCLCVVIDFLIYVFLEMWFPRANIDIARSWPKKPPASKNETNRSVC, via the exons ATGCCATATAACATCGC AATGGTCAGTGACTTCTTTTTCCCCCAGTCAG GTGGAATTGAAAGTCACATATACCAATTGTCATCT AAACTCATCGATCGGGGACACAAAGTCATTGTTATCACCCATGCATACAAAGGACGCACTGGTGTCCGATACCTCACCAATGGACTGAAGATCTACCATGTTCCATTCTTCGTCATCTACCGCGAAACGACATTCCCTACCGTCTTCTCGTTCTTCCCCATTTTCCGCAACATCGTCATCCGAGAGGAGATTGACATAGTTCATGGCCATGCCAGTTTAAGTAGCTTCTGTGGAGAGGCTATTCTTCATGCGCGTACTATGGGACTGCGGACTGTCTTCACAGATCATTCCCTGTTCGGGTTCGCTGACGCAGCATCAATTCTCACCAACAAATTGCTTAAGTTTACTTTGAGTGATGTTGATCATGCGATCTGCGTTAGCCATACTTG CAAGGAAAACACAGTGCTTCGGGCTTCGTTGGATCCATTAATGGTATCGGTTATTCCAAACGCCGTGGTAGCGGAAAACTTCTGCCCTCTGTCTCATACAACTCGTGCGCCCGATCAGGGCCTGAGCTTGCCTGCGGATACTCCAAGGTCCCCCAGACGAATCGGGCCCGACGATCCAATTACCATCGTGGTCATCTCACGACTTTTTTATAATAAGGGCACCGATCTTCTGATTGCATCTATTCCGCGGATTCTCGCCTCTAATCCAAACACTCGCTTCATTATCGCAGGATCAGGGCCCAAAGCAATCGACCTGGAGCAGATGTTGGAACGCAATGTGCTTCAAGATAAAGTCGAACTTCTCGGTTCGGTCCGACACGAGGAGGTTCGAGATGTGATGGTGCGAGGTGACATTTACCTTCATCCAAGTCTGACAGAAGCATTCGGCACAGTCATCGTTGAAGCGGCTAGTTGTGGTCTTTACGTGGTCTGTACACGTGTTGGGGGCATTCCAGAAGTTTTACCCCAACACATGACAACGTTTGCCAAACCGGAAGAGGACGATATTGTGCTTGCAACCAGCAAGGCAATTGCGGCTTTGCGCTCGAACAAAGTGCGAACAGACCGATTTCATGATCAAGTGAAGATGATGTATTCATGGCGGGACGTGGCCGCGCGCACCGAGCGGGTGTACGAGGGCATTACTGGCGACATTAGCCCAGAGGAGTTCTACGGTTACTACCCCGGCCAGGGCTGGGAGGCGAGTGGAGATCGCGTCCGTAGCTTTGCGCTAATAGACCGGTTGAAACGCTACTACGGCTGTGGTGTCTGGGCAGGCAAGCTTTTCTGCCTGTGTGTCGTGATTGACTTCTTGATCTATGTCTTCCTTGAGATGTGGTTTCCACGGGCCAACATTGATATCGCACGAAGCTGGCCAAAGAAGCCGCCGGCGAGCAAAAATGAGACCAACAGAAGTGTTtgctga
- a CDS encoding Small GTPase superfamily, ARF/SAR type: MYHLAKSLYLAATSKEEYSVILLGLDNAGKTTLLSQIKALYQPRSDGAPAPNPGKTVPTVGQNVATIALPDMNLKIWDVGGQISMRGLWQSYYTSCHAIIFVVDSADVGQDPDIARLARRTSSGAGPARTGTRASTSAEAFSEQNVGINAASSEFGRLDECRQVLESVLQSADVAGVPILVLANKQDREDCVEVVRIKEGLVRKVFEGETGGGVRDSRVLPVSALLGSGVQAAVEWVQSRVKWNKEGRPPVMR; this comes from the exons ATGTATCACCTGGCCAAGTCGCTGTACTTAGCCGCTACGAGCAAAGAAG AGTACTCTGTTATCCTGCTTGGGTTAGACAACGCCGGCAAAACAACACTTCTCTCCCAGATCAAGGCGCTGTACCAACCCCGCTCCGATGGCGCTCCAGCACCCAACCCCGGGAAAACCGTCCCCACCGTCGGGCAGAATGTCGCAACGATAGCCCTACCGGACATGAATTTGAAAATTTGGGATGTTGGAGGTCAGATCTCGATGCGCGGTCTTTGGCAGAGCTACTACACTAGCTGTCACGCGATCATCTTCGTGGTCGACAGTGCCGACGTTGGTCAAGATCCCGATATCGCACGGCTTGCTCGGCGCACAAGCTCTGGGGCAGGTCCAGCGCGCACTGGCACACGAGCAAGCACAAGTGCAGAGGCCTTCTCGGAACAGAACGTCGGAATCAACGCGGCCAGCAGTGAGTTCGGGCGATTAGATGAATGCCGTCAAGTCCTCGAGTCGGTCTTACAAAGTGCCGACGTGGCTGGTGTTCCTATCCTGGTGTTAGCAAACAAGCAAGACCGTGAGGACTGCGTGGAAGTGGTTCGTATCAAGGAAGGGCTTGTCCGGAAAGTGTTTGAAGGAGAAACAGGAGGCGGTGTCCGTGACAGCCGTGTGCTGCCGGTCAGCGCGCTGCTAGGGTCTGGTGTACAGGCGGCTGTGGAGTGGGTACAAAGTCGTGTCAAATGGAACAAAGAGGGCAGGCCTCCGGTGATGCGCTGA
- a CDS encoding MRNA splicing factor (Prp18), putative: MDFAALMSKEISKAKGSDSSKPSATDTEKSSPAVPKKKYMRRGDVEAARIEAYNQEQGRLAREREERMANKRKLEDEEADRNRAREEKKRRLAEESKARRAEEELAKERERRQRLGLPELPENTPVNGDEEEDIEEEELKAKLRELNAPIQLFGEDYSARLRRYRRLVQRAAVPRKRVTDGPIPTTLEPVSGGQMIIPAKIPKDQGSRLFLFRQLGSYFNMVLSEWEQALAKRDVSVRESFQGKQAFNAMTQSRENMTPLFRLFEKSELEDGLLEPIVEIVHKAQQRRYVDANDAYLRVSIGKAAWPIGVTMVGIHERSAREKLHQSDQQAHILSDEITRKYLQSIKRCLSFAQVRWPPQDQLQMMG, from the exons ATGGATTTCGCTGCACTAATGTCCAAGGAGATCTCCAAAGCCAAGGGTAGCGATTCCTCCAAGCCATCCGCCACAGATACCGAAAAAAGTTCCCCCGCAGtgccaaaaaagaaatacaTGCGACGAGGTGATGTCGAAGCTGCTCGCATtgaagcctacaaccaagagcAAGGGCGACTTGCACGTGAACGTGAAGAGCGCATGGCGAATAAGCGCAAGctcgaagacgaagaagcggATCGAAACAGAGCACGCGAGGAGAAAAAGCGACGATTAGCCGAGGAGTCCAAGGCAAGGAGGGCGGAAGAAGAACTAGCCAAAGAACGTGAACGACGGCAGAGGCTCGGTCTGCCTGAGCTGCCTGAAAACACCCCAGTCAACGgtgacgaagaggaagacatcgaggaggaggagctgAAAGCAAAATTACGAGAACTGAATGCGCCAATACAATTGTTCGGAGAGGACTATTCAGCTCGTCTTCGACGATACCGTCGTCTGGTTCAACGAGCCGCTGTTCCCAGGAAAAGGGTGACCGACGGACCTATCCCCACCACCTTGGAGCCCGTGTCTGGTGGACAGATGATCATTCCAGCCAAGATCCCGAAAGACCAAGGCAGCCGTCTGTTCCTTTTCCGGCAGCTGGGATCTTACTTCAACATGGTTTTGTCGGAATGGGAACAGGCACTAGCAAAGCGTGACGTTTCGGTACGGGAAAGTTTCCAAGGAAAACAAGCATTTAATGCCATGACCCAATCACGCGAAAATATGACACCGTTGTTCCGCCTCTTTGAGAAGTCCGAGCTGGAGGACGGACTATTAGAACCGATCGTTGAGATCGTGCACAAGGCGCAGCAGCGGCGATACGTCGATGCAAATGATGCCTATCTACGAGTGAGCATTGGTAAAGC AGCGTGGCCCATCGGTGTGACCATGGTTGGTATTCACGAGCGATCTGCACGAGAGAAGCTTCATCAGAGTGACCAGCAGGCACACATTTTGAGTGATGAGATAACTCGCAAGTATTTGCAGAGTATCAAGCGCTGCTTGAGCTTTGCACAAGTCCGCTGGCCCCCGCAGGATCAATTGCAGATGATGGGTTAG
- a CDS encoding Polysaccharide deacetylase (NodB), putative: MFQAILPTLFLLIPLYCIYKPPILLIQYCERRWPDVLFRVDTNKKVVALTIDDAPSIHTPTILRLLQSHNAAATFFLIGSQIPGYESALADLVRAGNELANHAMFDEPSRALSDDVLADQIREVHARIQEVYVAAGNSAQPENWLFRPGSGFFSSRMRSLVKELGYRLVLGDVYPHDPQVPFWKLNASHILSMVKPGSIIVCHDRREWTVPMLQRVLPELNRRGYRVVTVSALFKETGSN, encoded by the coding sequence ATGTTTCAAGCCATCCTCCCCACTTTGTTTCTCCTGATACCATTGTATTGCATATACAAACCGCCAATTCTGCTCATTCAGTACTGTGAACGTCGCTGGCCCGACGTGCTCTTCCGCGTGGACACAAATAAAAAAGTGGTTGCGTTGACAATTGACGACGCGCCCTCCATACACACACCTACAATTCTTCGTCTATTGCAATCGCACAATGCAGCTGCAACTTTCTTCTTGATAGGATCGCAGATCCCCGGGTACGAATCCGCCTTGGCTGATCTCGTCCGAGCTGGTAACGAACTCGCCAACCATGCCATGTTTGATGAGCCGTCCCGGGCACTCAGTGACGACGTCTTGGCAGATCAGATCCGAGAAGTCCATGCCAGAATTCAAGAAGTGTATGTCGCAGCTGGAAATTCAGCACAGCCTGAGAATTGGCTCTTTCGCCCTGGCTCCGGATTTTTCAGCTCCCGAATGAGATCGCTTGTAAAGGAGCTGGGATATCGGCTGGTGCTCGGCGATGTGTATCCGCATGACCCGCAGGTGCCATTCTGGAAATTAAATGCGAGCCACATTTTGAGTATGGTCAAGCCGGGGAGTATTATTGTCTGTCATGATCGGAGAGAGTGGACCGTGCCTATGTTGCAGAGGGTGTTGCCGGAGTTGAATCGTAGAGGGTACCGCGTGGTCACAGTCTCCGCGTTATTCAAAGAGACCGGTTCAAATTGA
- a CDS encoding Beta-xylosidase XylA — MPVLSLLTLLVAFAPTALSQDNTSFVDYNTEPQPNLYSETMAHVDFSFPDCSNGPLSKTIVCDTTAKPHDRAAALTSMFTLEELVNSTGNVIPAVPRLGLPPYQVWSEALHGLDRANLTESGDYSWATSFPSPILIMAALNRTLINQIGEIISTQGRAFNNGGRYGLDVYAPNINSFRHPVWGRGQETPGEDVQLCSIYGVEYITGIQGGLNPRDLKLAATAKHFAGYDLENWGNHSRLGNNVAISSFDLASYYTPQFITAVRDARVHSVMSSYNAVNGVPSSANSFLLQTLLRETWNFVEDGYVSSDCDAVFNVFNPHGYASSASLAAAKSIQAGTDIDCGATYQLYLNESLSHDEISRSEIERAVTRFYSTLVSLGYFDGDNSKYRHLHWPDVVATDAWNISYEAAVEGIVLLKNDGTLPLSNNTRSVALIGPWANVTTTLQGNYYGAAPYLTGPLAALQASNLDVNYAFGTNISSDSTSGFEAALSAAGKSEVIIFAGGIDNTVEAEGVDRESITWPGNQLQLIEQLSKLGKPLVVLQMGGGQVDSSSLKANKNVNSLVWGGYPGQSGGPAILDILTGKRAPAGRLTVTQYPAEYALQFPATDMSLRPKGNNPGQTYMWYTGKPVYEFGHGLFYTTFKVSLAHFHGAENGTSFDIVQLLSRPNAGYSVVEQIPFINYTVEVMNTGNVTSDYTAMAFVNTKAGPSPHPNKWLVGFDRLGGISPRTTQTMTIPITLDNVARTDERGNRIVYPGKYELTLNNERSAVLSFTLTGDATTLVTWPEEEQLVLPS; from the coding sequence ATGCCTGTACTTTCGCTCCTTACCTTGCTGGTGGCCTTCGCGCCAACCGCGTTGTCCCAGGACAACACCAGTTTTGTGGACTACAATACCGAGCCACAACCGAATCTTTACTCTGAAACGATGGCACATGTCGATTTTTCTTTCCCAGACTGCTCCAATGGCCCACTCAGCAAGACGATTGTCTGCGACACCACCGCAAAGCCACACGACAGAGCGGCTGCCCTCACGTCCATGTTCACCTTAGAAGAACTCGTGAACAGTACTGGAAATGTCATTCCTGCAGTTCCCCGACTGGGCCTTCCACCTTATCAGGTTTGGAGCGAAGCTCTACATGGTTTGGATCGTGCAAATCTTACCGAATCCGGGGACTACAGCTGGGCGACCTCGTTCCCATCCCCCATCCTCATCATGGCTGCCCTGAACCGCACCTTGATCAATCAAATCGGTGAAATTATATCAACTCAAGGCAGAGCATTCAATAATGGGGGTCGGTATGGGCTTGATGTATATGCACCCAACATCAATTCCTTCCGCCACCCCGTATGGGGCCGTGGGCAGGAAACTCCAGGCGAGGATGTCCAACTCTGTTCAATTTACGGGGTTGAGTACATAACAGGCATTCAGGGTGGCTTGAACCCAAGGGATTTGAAGTTGGCGGCGACAGCGAAGCATTTCGCTGGTTATGACCTTGAGAATTGGGGCAACCATTCAAGACTGGGGAATAATGTGGCCATCAGCTCATTCGACCTGGCTAGCTATTACACCCCTCAATTTATCACAGCAGTGAGAGATGCAAGAGTTCATAGCGTGATGTCATCATATAACGCAGTCAATGGTGTTCCCTCATCGGCTAATTCGTTCTTGCTCCAAACTCTGCTTCGTGAAACTTGGAATTTTGTTGAGGATGGCTATGTTTCTTCTGACTGCGATGCTGTCTTTAATGTCTTCAACCCCCACGGATATGCCTCAAGTGCCTCGCTCGCTGCGGCAAAAAGTATACAGGCAGGCACAGATATTGACTGTGGGGCGACATATCAACTCTATCTGAATGAGTCGCTATCCCATGACGAGATCTCTCGCAGTGAAATTGAACGTGCTGTCACTCGTTTCTACTCTACTCTGGTCAGTTTGGGCTACTTTGATGGTGACAACAGCAAATATCGACATCTTCATTGGCCTGACGTTGTTGCCACTGATGCATGGAACATTTCATATGAGGCTGCCGTAGAAGGCATTGTTCTTCTCAAGAACGATGGCACTCTACCTCTGTCCAATAACACCCGCAGCGTTGCATTGATTGGACCATGGGCAAATGTAACCACTACATTGCAGGGAAACTACTATGGCGCAGCGCCCTATCTCACCGGCCCGCTCGCTGCCCTACAGGCCTCCAATCTTGATGTCAACTATGCTTTCGGCACCAATATCTCCTCCGATTCCACTTCTGGATTTGAAGCGGCTCTGTCGGCTGCGGGGAAATCCGAAGTGATTATCTTCGCCGGCGGAATTGACAACACGGTCGAGGCAGAGGGAGTGGATCGCGAAAGCATCACCTGGCCTGGCAATCAGCTTCAGCTGATTGAGCAGTTGAGTAAGCTGGGTAAACCGTTAGTTGTTCTTCAAATGGGTGGTGGCCAAGTTGACTCTTCGTCGCTCAAAGCCAACAAAAACGTTAACTCTCTGGTTTGGGGTGGTTACCCGGGACAATCCGGGGGTCCTGCAATTCTGGACATTCTCACTGGAAAGCGTGCACCCGCTGGTCGTTTGACAGTCACTCAATACCCTGCTGAGTATGCTCTTCAATTTCCTGCTACCGACATGAGCTTGCGCCCTAAAGGCAACAATCCTGGGCAAACCTACATGTGGTATACAGGCAAGCCAGTTTACGAGTTTGGCCATGGGCTGTTCTATACAACATTCAAGGTATCACTCGCTCACTTCCATGGAGCCGAGAACGGAACTTCCTTCGACATTGTGCAGCTCCTCTCACGCCCCAACGCCGGATACAGCGTGGTCGAACAAATCCCGTTCATAAACTACACCGTTGAAGTTATGAACACCGGTAACGTCACGTCTGACTATACCGCTATGGCCTTTGTCAACACAAAAGCGGGACCAAGCCCACATCCTAACAAGTGGCTGGTTGGCTTTGATCGCCTCGGTGGAATTAGTCCCCGTACCACGCAGACCATGACCATTCCGATCACACTAGACAACGTGGCACGCACAGATGAGAGAGGTAACCGCATTGTGTATCCCGGCAAGTATGAGCTTACACTGAACAATGAACGTTCGGCCGTGCTTTCATTTACTTTGACCGGTGATGCAACCACCCTTGTTACTTGGCCCGAGGAGGAGCAACTTGTTCTTCCCTCATGA